In Longimicrobium sp., the DNA window GGCGTCGACGTCCATCTCCTTCGACCTCTCGGTCTACGAGCTGTTCCTCCCGCTCTCGGCGGGCGGGCGCGTGATCATGGTCGAGAACGCGCTGGCGCTCCCCCACTCGGCCGCCGCGGGCGAGGTGCGCCTGATCAACACCGTCCCCTCCGCGATCGCGGCGCTGCTGGAGAGCGGCGGCGTCCCGGCGGGCGTGACGACGGTGAACCTGGCCGGCGAGCCGCTGCGGTCGGAACTGGTCGACGCGCTGTACGCCGCCGGCGTCGAGCGGGTCTACGACCTCTACGGCCCGTCGGAAGACACCACCTACAGCACGTGCGCGCTGCGCCGCGCGGGCGGCCCGGCGACCATCGGCCGGCCGATCTCGAACACGCGGGCGTACGTCCTGGACGCCGGGATGCGGCCGGTGCCGGTGGGCGTCCCCGGCGAGCTCCACCTGGGCGGCCGCGGGCTAGCGCGCGGGTACCTGGGCCGTCCCGCTCTCACGGCGGAGCGCTTCGTCCCGGATCCGTTCGGCGCGGCCGGCGCCCGGCTGTACCGCACCGGCGACCGCGCGCGGTGGCGGGCGGACGGCACGCTGGAGTACCTGGGCCGCCTGGACGAGCAGGTGAAGGTGCGCGGCTACCGGATCGAGCCGGGCGAGATCGAGGCGGTGCTGCGCCGGCACGAGTCCGTGCGCGAGGGGGTGGTGGTGGCGCGCGAGGACGCGCCCGGCGACCGGCGGCTGGTGGCGTACGTGGTCGGCCGGGACGATTCCGAGCCGCAGCCGTCCGAGCTGCGCGCGCACCTCGCCGGGCGGCTCCCCGACTACATGGTGCCCTCCGCCTTCGTGGTCCTGGACCATCTCCCGCTCACTCCCAGCGGCAAGGTGGACCGCCGGGCGCTCCCCGCGCCCGACGCCGCGCGGCCGGAGGGGGATGCGGGGTACGCGGCGCCGCGCACCCGGGCCGAGGAGGTGCTGGCGGGGATCTGGGCCGAGGTGCTGGGGCTGGAGCGGGTGGGCGTCCACGACAACTTCTTCGAGCTGGGCGGCGACTCCATCCTTTCCATCCAGGTGGTGTCGCGCGCCCGCGCGGCGGGGCTGCGGATCACCCCGCGGCAGATCTTCGACCACCCCACGGCGGCGGAGCTGGCCGGGTGCGCAGGGCGCGAGGGCGAGGCCGACGCCGAGCAGGGGATCGTCCAGGGGCCGGTGGAGCTGACGCCGATCCAGCGCTGGTTCTTCGACCGGGCGAGCCCGGCGCCGCACCACTGGAACCTGTCGGTGCTCCTCGAGGTGCGGCGGCTCCCGGAGCCGGGGGTGCTGGAGCGGGCGGTGGCGCGGGTGGCGGCGCACCACGACGCGCTGCGCATGCGCTTCCGGCGCGAGGACGGCGAGTGGCGGCAGGAGAACGCGGGGCTCGAGGAGCGCCGGTGGACGGCGTGCGTCGACCTCTCGGGGCTCGGCGAGGAGGAGCAGCGGCGCGAGGTGGAGC includes these proteins:
- a CDS encoding amino acid adenylation domain-containing protein, with amino-acid sequence EQAERTPDAVAVVSGEESLTYRALDERANRLARHLVGLGVGPEARVGVCQARGPEMIVSLLAVLKAGGAYVPLDPAYPAERLAFTVSDSGAAVLLTEEPLRGLLPVPDGVPVVVVDGAARAEIAAESAENPAGGAAPGSLAYLIYTSGSTGVPKGVAIEHRSAVALLSWGRSVYSADELSGVLASTSISFDLSVYELFLPLSAGGRVIMVENALALPHSAAAGEVRLINTVPSAIAALLESGGVPAGVTTVNLAGEPLRSELVDALYAAGVERVYDLYGPSEDTTYSTCALRRAGGPATIGRPISNTRAYVLDAGMRPVPVGVPGELHLGGRGLARGYLGRPALTAERFVPDPFGAAGARLYRTGDRARWRADGTLEYLGRLDEQVKVRGYRIEPGEIEAVLRRHESVREGVVVAREDAPGDRRLVAYVVGRDDSEPQPSELRAHLAGRLPDYMVPSAFVVLDHLPLTPSGKVDRRALPAPDAARPEGDAGYAAPRTRAEEVLAGIWAEVLGLERVGVHDNFFELGGDSILSIQVVSRARAAGLRITPRQIFDHPTAAELAGCAGREGEADAEQGIVQGPVELTPIQRWFFDRASPAPHHWNLSVLLEVRRLPEPGVLERAVARVAAHHDALRMRFRREDGEWRQENAGLEERRWTACVDLSGLGEEEQRREVEREAARLQASLSLVEGRLLRAVAFARGEERAGRLLIVAHHLVMDGVSWRVLLEDLRRACEGAALPPKTTSFRRWAARLAEHVAAGGFEDELPYWLADER